The proteins below come from a single Miscanthus floridulus cultivar M001 chromosome 1, ASM1932011v1, whole genome shotgun sequence genomic window:
- the LOC136463347 gene encoding uncharacterized protein: MPFHDIVPGKQAVPLGKIDLPVTFGDSTNYRMEILTFKVVVFHGTYHAILERPSYVKFMAVPNYTYLKLKMSGPCRVITIGTFFQHAYECEVECYEHVAAIVTSKELAAIREEIVEETPNPKQSMGYFKPIEGAKEVLIDPSSSKGKVVRIGTTLPSE, encoded by the coding sequence ATGCCTTTCCACGACATTGTGCCAGgaaagcaggccgtgccacttgggaagatcgatctgcccgtcacctttggGGATTCGACAAATTATAGGATGGAGATCCTTACCTTCAAAGTGGTCGtgttccacggaacctaccacgccatcctcgaACGTCCAAGCTATGTGAaattcatggccgtccccaactacacctatctaaagttaaaGATGTCGGGTCCATGCCGGGTCATCACTATCGGCACCTTCTTCCAGCacgcctatgagtgtgaggtcgagtgctatgaACACGTCGCAGCAATTGTCACCTCTAAAGAGCTTGCGGCCATAAGGGAGGAGATCGTTGAAGAAACACCTAACCCCAAGCAGTCGATGGGGTATTTCAAGCctatagagggcgccaaggaggtcctcatagaccctagcagctccaagggcaaagtggtgcgcattggcaccacgcttccctctgaatag